The Marinobacter salsuginis genomic interval GATTCGGCCGGTCTACCGTAAACTCACGAGCCAGATGGTTCGGGATATCCGGTCGCTCAACGGTCGCCTGCTTGTAGGCGTGAGGACCCGGCTGCTTACAGATCAGCCCCAGCTCACTCATCAATCGTCGAACCTTGAAGCGCCCGATGACAACGCCGTCGTCATTGAGCATGCCCTTGATCGTTCTACTGCCGGCAGAGCTGCGGCTCTTGGTAAATAGGCGGTTTACCTGAGCCTTTAGGGCCAGACGCTCAACATCCACGTGCTTCCGCCGTTGGCGGTACTCGTAATAGCTGGAACGGCTTATATCAAACGCATTGCAGACCATTTCAACAGGCATTTGCTCACTCAACTGGTCTATCAGCGCGTACGATTCATGTCGTCCGACATCAAGAGAGCGGTGGTAGATTCAACCGGTCAGTGCAACATAATGCACACTGGTAACTATCGGGGCTTTCAGAATGTCGCAGCAAGTATTAAAGACCAGAGGGCTGACCTACCAGCAGAAGCAGGAGCTATGGGCTCGATGGAAGAAAGGACAGTCGCTTAGCGAGATTGGCAGAGCCCTTGGGAAGCATGCTGGATCGATTACTGGAATGCTCGCCATACATGGCGGCATTGCCCCTCTGAGACGTTCCAGGTCGGCGAGGGTGCTTAGTAGCTCTGAGCGCGAAGAGATTTCAAGAGGCATCTCAGCGGGACTGACATTGACTCAGATTGCCGACTCGATGGGACGGTCTGCCTCAACCATCAGTCGAGAGGTCAGTCGTAACGGAGGAAGAAGTCGGTACAGGGCGAACGTGGCAGATCGGCGTGCCTGGACCCAATCAAGACGTCCGAAAAAATGCCTTCTCGCATTGAATGAGCCCCTCCGTGCAGCCGTTGCCGAAAAGCTGAGCCTTGACTGGTCTCCAGAGCAAGTAGCAGGCTGGCTAAAACGCCAGTTCCCGGACGACAAGTCGATGCATGTGTCCCATGAAACGATTTACCGAAGTCTCTTTATTCAAGCCCGAGGTGTTCTGAAGAAGGAACTTATCAAACACCTCCGATCAAGACGCGGTATGCGTCGATCACGGCACAGAAGCTCTGAAGAGGCAGAATCCCGCACCAGCATCACAGATTTAGTTTCTATCCGTGCTCGGCCAAAAGAGGTTGAAGGCAGGGCTGTTCCTGGCCATTGGGAGGGAGACCTGATATCCGGATCCAAGAACTCACATATTGCGACGCTAGTAGAGCGGCAGTCCAGATTTACGATGCTCGTTCATGTCGGCGGAAAAGATACGGAAAGCGTTGTTTCGGCGCTTTGTCGGGAAGTCGGCCAACTCCCCGAGGAGTTGAAGAGAACCCTGACCTGGGATCGAGGAGGTGAGCTGGGTAACCACAGGAAATTTACGCTTGCGACCGACATGCAGGTTTATTTCTGTGACCCGCAGAGCCCCTGGCAAAGAGGCAGCAACGAGAACACCAATCGTCTGTTGCGCCAGTACTTCCCGAAGAAGACCGATTTATCGGGCTATTCCCAGAAGCAGTTAAATGAATTTGCAAGGAAGCTGAATGAACGACCGAGGAAAACACTCGACTACCTAACACCTGTGGAGAAGCTACAAAGTATATTTGCGTTGACCGGTTGAACTCATAGTAGCCTTTTTTAGTATGTCTTTCTCCTGCTCAAGGCGCTTGCAGCGGGCTTCCAGCTCCTGAATACGGCGCTGCTCCGGGGTTAACGCCTTGCCCTTCGGGGTGACACCGTCACGCTCCTCGGTCAGTTGGTTAACCCAGCGCCGGATAGCGCTTTCACCAATTCCCAGGGACACGCTCGTCTGGGGAATCGTGTAACCTTGATCCAGCACCAGGCTGGCTGCTTCCTGTTTGAACTCCGGAGAA includes:
- a CDS encoding IS30 family transposase, producing MSQQVLKTRGLTYQQKQELWARWKKGQSLSEIGRALGKHAGSITGMLAIHGGIAPLRRSRSARVLSSSEREEISRGISAGLTLTQIADSMGRSASTISREVSRNGGRSRYRANVADRRAWTQSRRPKKCLLALNEPLRAAVAEKLSLDWSPEQVAGWLKRQFPDDKSMHVSHETIYRSLFIQARGVLKKELIKHLRSRRGMRRSRHRSSEEAESRTSITDLVSIRARPKEVEGRAVPGHWEGDLISGSKNSHIATLVERQSRFTMLVHVGGKDTESVVSALCREVGQLPEELKRTLTWDRGGELGNHRKFTLATDMQVYFCDPQSPWQRGSNENTNRLLRQYFPKKTDLSGYSQKQLNEFARKLNERPRKTLDYLTPVEKLQSIFALTG